From Streptomyces sp. TLI_053, a single genomic window includes:
- a CDS encoding putative leader peptide yields the protein MDQRWTLTRRRHVDLQRVSCSLCCG from the coding sequence ATGGATCAGCGATGGACCCTCACGCGTCGGCGGCACGTCGACCTGCAGCGTGTGTCCTGTTCGCTCTGTTGTGGCTGA